In the Chelonoidis abingdonii isolate Lonesome George chromosome 13, CheloAbing_2.0, whole genome shotgun sequence genome, one interval contains:
- the APOH gene encoding LOW QUALITY PROTEIN: beta-2-glycoprotein 1 (The sequence of the model RefSeq protein was modified relative to this genomic sequence to represent the inferred CDS: substituted 1 base at 1 genomic stop codon) encodes MPTVLFLWIVTLAHCAFAGRVCHKPPEVPFATVNVDKRVYEVGEEITYTCDPGYSHQSGSRKYICPLSGKWPTNRMRCIPKKCPYPEAMRNGIVYVIDLNYQSLIHFSCEPGYILHGTDTSQCMADGQWSGKLPECQPVTCPPPSLPEFGVISYHKLMPGNESVFQDIIRFECLPSFALFGNETATCMANGNWSDIPECRYVKCPHPTGIENGFINFEVRRTYHYMDSVDFGCQPRYVLEGPRESRCEKTGSWSIKPTCKAPCKIPVKKATVLYNGWKIKVQNDLKEGIQHAETIFFFCKNERKKCGYTIPTQCINGQLTVPSCFEEIGMIASIWKTDPADLTPCDPXVNSKQQRSSVN; translated from the exons ATGCCCACTGTCCTGTTCTTGTGGATTGTTACTCTAGCACACTGTGCTTTTGCAGGACGTG TTTGCCATAAGCCCCCTGAAGTGCCATTTGCTACAGTTAATGTAGACAAGAGAGTATATGAAGTAGGTGAAGAAATTACATATACTTGTGATCCTGGTTATAGCCATCAGAGTGGCTCAAGaaagtatatttgccctctgtcTGGTAAATGGCCTACCAATAGAATGAGATGTATAC CAAAGAAGTGTCCCTATCCTGAAGCCATGAGAAATGGAATAGTTTATGTTATAGACCTGAACTATCAAAGTTTGATACACTTTTCATGTGAACCAGG ATACATTCTCCATGGAACAGACACTAGCCAGTGCATGGCAGATGGACAGTGGAGTGGAAAACTACCTGAATGCCAAC CTGTGACTTGTCCTCCTCCCTCACTTCCTGAATTTGGAGTTATTTCTTACCATAAGCTAATGCCTGGAAATGAGTCCGTCTTCCAAGACATTATCCGTTTTGAATGCTTACCATCTTTTGCATTGTTTGGAAATGAAACCGCTACTTgcatggccaatgggaactggagtGATATACCAGAATGCAGGT ATGTAAAATGTCCACATCCAACAGGGATAGAAAATGGATTTATAAATTTTGAAGTTCGCAGAACCTATCATTATATGGATAGCGTCGATTTTGGCTGCCAGCCTCGTTATGTGCTAGAAGGACCAAGGGAATCAAGGTGTGAAAAAACAGGTAGCTGGTCCATCAAGCCAACCTGTAAAG CACCATGTAAAATACCAGTTAAGAAAGCCACAGTGTTATACAACGGCTGGAAGATAAAAGTTCAGAATGACCTCAAGGAAGGGATACAGCATGCTgaaactattttctttttctgcaaaaatgaaagaaaaaagtgtgGCTATACCATACCCACTCAGTGTATAAATGGCCAACTCACAGTCCCTTCCTGTTTTGAAG AAATTGGTATGATTGCATCTATTTGGAAAACGGATCCAGCAGACTTGACACCATGTGATCCCTGAGTGAATTCAAAACAACAACGTAGTTCTGTTAACTAA